One genomic window of Punica granatum isolate Tunisia-2019 chromosome 1, ASM765513v2, whole genome shotgun sequence includes the following:
- the LOC116192248 gene encoding uncharacterized protein LOC116192248, producing MVRGLLSCFGRGHPSASSSSSKTSPAGDHHTVAAEEAPGAGAVLVELFSSQGCATSPAAEMLISRLGRGDFEQALGGRKVVVLAFHVDYWDYMGWKDPYGSSIATVRQKAYVEALGLDTMFTPQVVVQGRAQCMGNDEDALLAAINSAPRFPAPPFQATFQRPSPDSLQVNLTGSLRTKVDSNGVNIMVALYESGLVTDCPAGENKGRVLSNDFVVRKLEKLCSVKDISPKKTVSGTVNFSLWDGFNCAKSGIAIFVQNNSHQIFGSQSFPLPQNI from the exons ATGGTTCGGGGCCTCCTCTCCTGCTTTGGCCGGGGCCACCCCTCAGcctcgtcctcctcctccaagACGTCCCCCGCCGGCGACCACCACACCGTGGCGGCGGAGGAGGCGCCAGGGGCGGGGGCAGTGCTGGTGGAGCTGTTCTCTTCGCAGGGCTGTGCCACCTCGCCGGCCGCGGAGATGCTGATCTCGAGGCTCGGTAGGGGGGACTTCGAGCAGGCGCTGGGCGGCCGGAAGGTGGTGGTGCTGGCCTTCCACGTCGACTACTGGGACTACATGGGGTGGAAGGACCCTTACGGCTCCAGCATCGCTACCGTGAGGCAGAAGGCCTATGTGGAGGCTCTGGGACTCGACACCATGTTCACGCCCCAGGTGGTGGTCCAGGGCCGGGCCCAGTGTATGGGCAACGACGAGGACGCCCTGTTGGCCGCAATCAACAGCGCCCCAAGGTTCCCTGCTCCGCCGTTCCAG gcTACTTTCCAGAGGCCTTCACCGGACTCCTTGCAAGTCAACCTGACCGGATCCTTGCGGACCAAGGTGGACAGCAACGGTGTCAATATAATGGTGGCTCTGTACGAGAGCGGATTGGTCACGGATTGCCCAGCTGGAGAGAACAAAGGGCGAGTCCTGTCGAATGATTTTGTGGTCAGGAAGCTCGAGAAGCTCTGCTCCGTGAAGGACATCTCGCCCAAGAAGACGGTCTCAGGAACCGTTAACTTCTCACTGTGGGATGGTTTCAACTGCGCGAAATCTGGGATCGCCATCTTCGTTCAGAACAACTCTCATCAGATATTCGGTTCCCAGAGCTTCCCCCTGCCgcaaaatatatga
- the LOC116192249 gene encoding uncharacterized protein LOC116192249, protein MSRSSASAAAARAWIVAASIAAVEALKDQGFCRWNYTLRSLHQHTKSKISSSYSQAATKLSASSGVVSDAVKAQRRMRRPEESHRKVMELSCWGPESTRF, encoded by the coding sequence ATGAGCAGATCATCAGCTTCGGCTGCGGCCGCGAGGGCGTGGATCGTGGCGGCGAGCATAGCTGCCGTGGAGGCCCTCAAGGACCAGGGCTTCTGCCGCTGGAACTACACCCTCCGgtcccttcaccagcacaccaaGTCCAAAATCTCCAGTTCCTACTCCCAGGCCGCTACCAAGCTCTCCGCGTCCTCCGGGGTCGTGTCCGACGCGGTGAAGGCGCAGCGGAGGATGAGACGGCCGGAGGAATCGCACCGTAAGGTCATGGAACTCAGCTGCTGGGGCCCCGAGTCCACCCGGTTTTAG
- the LOC116201485 gene encoding mitochondrial import receptor subunit TOM9-2-like has translation MASQSRRGGVSLPERRNPRSGGGGAASIISRISQSEIVSRGRQAAGDSAVVAKKLLKSTGKAAWIAGTTFLVLVVPLIIEMDREQQLNDLELQQASLLGTPPVGQK, from the coding sequence ATGGCATCCCAATCCCGAAGAGGCGGAGTCTCCCTTCCTGAGCGGCGGAACCCCAGGTCTGGTGGAGGCGGAGCTGCTAGCATCATCTCGAGGATCTCCCAGTCAGAGATTGTGTCCCGAGGCAGGCAAGCTGCGGGCGATTCTGCGGTCGTCGCCAAGAAACTCCTCAAGTCCACAGGCAAGGCTGCCTGGATCGCCGGAACTACATTCCTTGTCCTGGTCGTACCTCTGATAATCGAGATGGACCGCGAGCAGCAGCTGAACGATCTAGAGCTCCAGCAGGCCAGCCTCCTCGGTACTCCTCCAGTTGGTCAGAAATGA